The DNA window CCGCGCTCGGTGCCGAGCTCGCGCGCGGCGACGGGCCGGGGAGGCTCTACATCGTCGAACCCACCGGGCCGATCTTCGACGACCCGGACCTCACGGACAAGAAGTTCCCGGGGAACCCGACACGCTCGTACCGCTCACGGCACCCGCTGCGCGTCCTCGGCGAGGTCACGGACTGGGTGCCGAGCCCGCCGGAGATGATCCGGGCGATCCAGGAGGGGCAGACGCGGTTGTACGAGATGCAGGCGGCGCGGATCGCGCGGATCCCCGACGCGGAAGCGCTCGCGCGGCTCGAGCGCTGGGTGGCCGTGATCGAGTCCTGCGTGACCGAGATCGGGCTCAGCGTCGAGACGCGGATCGTGGTCACGCCAGCGGCGGCCGACGACACGCTCCGGTTCCGCGTGGAGGCGGACGGTCCGGAGCGGTCGTGGCAGCGGGCGCTACGTCTGGTGCGAGGGGTGCTCAGTGATGATGAGCACGGGGAGATCTGGGACTTCGGCGCGGCTACCGGCGCCGGCTAGGGATCCGTCGGCGCGAACCGCACCGTCCGGAAGACCGCCAACTGCTGCTTCACCTGCTCGTCTCCCGCCGCCTCGCCGCTGATGAAGAACTGCGGCGCCTGCGTGAACGAGACGACGGTCTGCAGGCGGCCGACGCCGGTCTGGCGCATCACGTTCGCCTGCCGCCCGCCGATCTCCTCGATCACGGTCTCGCTCCGCACGGCGCTGCTGTTCGGGTTGGAGCGACCGCTGAGGCTCGACGGGCCGGACGCCGAACGGGTCATCACCGGCGGGGCCGTGTGCTGCCAGCGGAGGCTGCCGCCACTGTAGCTCGCGCGCGTGCCGCGCACGCGCCAGGCGGCCGGGACGCAGAAGGTGACGTTCTCGGAGGTCACCTGCTTCCAGTCGCCGCTGTTCTCGGGGACCGGGACGGTGCAGGGGACGTCGGCGGCGGCCAGCTGGGCGATCAGGATGAGCATCTTCATGCCAGGTGTGCTCCACAGAGGGATGAAGGGGACGGTCCGGACGCCCAAATCATACGGGATCACGCGGGCGGAGGCGACTGCCAGAGGACGTGCGTGATCTGCCAGCGACCCTCGGCCTTCGCCATCAACAGGTAGTCGATCCCCCACCAGGCGACGACCTTCGCCGAAGCCGTCTGGTCGAGGACCTCGAAGACGATGACCTCCTTCGGTGCCCCGGCGGGCGGCGCGCCGCGGCCCGTCTCGCGGACGCTGCGCGTGAAGGCCATGAAGTCCCGCGGCCACTGCATCTGCGATCCGCGGTACGCGCCGGCGGCCGTGCGGGAGAAGCCGTACTTCAGGACGACGGGATGGATGCTGCGCAGGTGCTTGGTGCTATCGCCCTCGTAGAAGCCCTCGAGGTAGTCGAGCGCGGCGCGCCGCACGCCCGCGGTGTCGGGGGACGACTGCGCGTCGGCGCGCGCGACGAGCACGGTCGCGAGGAGGACCGCGGCGGCGATGGGGCGGAGGCGGAGGCGCACGGGTGGAGCTCCTGGGGATGAGGGCGAAGGATCCGGCACGGAGGACATGACGGAGCGGCGGCGCCGACGGTTTCCGCGCTGGCGGAACGCCGGTCCTGACACGAACTTCTCCGCGTGACGACCCCTGACCTTCGCGCTTCCTCCCTCGCCGGGGCGAGCGCCTGAGCAAGCGGCCGGTACGCACCCTCACGCGCGACGGCTTCATCGCGCGAGTCGCCGCGCGCATGAGCCGCGCCGAGTATCCGCGGACGGTGATGCTGGGACTGGTGAGTGTCGCGTCGAGCGTGGGCTTCCTGCTCACCGCGGGCATGCGCCACGTCGGCATCACGGCCCCCGGTGTGCGCTACCCGCTGGCCGCACTCGGTGGATACATCGCCTTCTTCGTCCTCATCCGGATGTGGTTGGCCTGGCGGCGGGGCGAGGACGGCTGGGACATCCAGCCGGACGGCACCGCGCCCTACGACCTATTGTCGAGCGGCGTCGAGCCGATGCCGATGCCGATGCCGACGTTCGGCGGCGGCGGGGGATTCGGTGGCGGCGGGTCGAGCGCCAGCTTCGGTGCCCCCGGCGATGCGAGCGCGCTCGTGGGGCATGCGGCCGAGGTGAAGGCGAGCGTGGCCGAGACGGCATTGGGTGCGGTGGGCGAGGCGGACGAAGGGGTCGTCCTGCTCGTCCCGTTGGTCATCGCCGGCGCGGTCCTTGTCGGGCTTGGCGCGTCGGTGTCGGTGCTGTACGAGGCACCGGCCCTCTTCGCCGAGGTGCTGCTGGACGGCGCGATCGCGACGGCGGTGTATCGCCGGCTCCGACTACGCAGTACGGAGCACTGGTCGTCCGGCGTGATGCGGCGGACGTGGAAGCCGATGCTCGCCATCTTCGTCGCGCTGCTCGGGCTCGGCATCGCGATCCCGTTCCTGGTCCCCGGAGCCGACTCGATCGGCGACCTCCTGCGCTGGAGTGCGAATGCCCCGAAGTGATCCGCGGCGGCGTCCGACCGTGATGCGCGCGTTCCACGCGGCGCCCGCCGCGTGCCTCGTGCTTCTCGGCTGCCTGTCTCCCGCTCGATTGCCACGCGAGCCGGAGGAGTTGCTGCCGACCGCCAGCACCGACTGGGTCCTGCTCACGGAGACGCCGACCACGGCGGTGCGGATGGACACGAC is part of the Gemmatimonadota bacterium genome and encodes:
- the arr gene encoding NAD(+)--rifampin ADP-ribosyltransferase, with product MHVVLPSGPFYHGTKADLRSGDLIRPGHRSNYGDAARTSPWVYMTAMRSALGAELARGDGPGRLYIVEPTGPIFDDPDLTDKKFPGNPTRSYRSRHPLRVLGEVTDWVPSPPEMIRAIQEGQTRLYEMQAARIARIPDAEALARLERWVAVIESCVTEIGLSVETRIVVTPAAADDTLRFRVEADGPERSWQRALRLVRGVLSDDEHGEIWDFGAATGAG
- a CDS encoding nuclear transport factor 2 family protein; translation: MRLRLRPIAAAVLLATVLVARADAQSSPDTAGVRRAALDYLEGFYEGDSTKHLRSIHPVVLKYGFSRTAAGAYRGSQMQWPRDFMAFTRSVRETGRGAPPAGAPKEVIVFEVLDQTASAKVVAWWGIDYLLMAKAEGRWQITHVLWQSPPPA